A genomic segment from Gracilimonas sediminicola encodes:
- a CDS encoding TonB-dependent receptor domain-containing protein produces MKLKAFSFFALCVLFALPATAQINFSGYVVEKETGEPIEGVDIYNNDAGKSYATNKEGYFEIKDLPYGNLNLFFFKLGYKIINRTFVPDANNTAITIELEKLSEEMSEIAVIDQRDKVFAIKRLREVEGTSIYAGKKNEVISLDQMVANTSANNARQIYGQISGLNIFESNDAGLQLNIGGRGLDPNRSSNFNIRQNGYDISADVLGYPESYYTPPAEGLAEIQVIRGAASLQYGTQFGGLVNFKMKKPADDKRVEVTSRQSVGSNALFTSFNSVSGTSGKVGYYGYYNYKNGDGFRPNSGFESNNLYLYSDVQVSEKTNIALDFTYLNYLAQQPGGLTDAQFYRDPTVSNRTRNWFEVDWKLASLNVEHEFSYKTKLSFLVYGLDASRKSVGFRTNRVSQQDDPDAPRDLILGDFNNWGTEARFLNRYRIGNKNAVFLIGSKWYQSKNTSVQGPGTTSSKADFTLADEQFPNYPNQSDFTFPNRNLAVFGENIFYLQDNLSITPGFRFEYIRTQSRGTFKRVNFDLAGNPIQNQTFEDDRTFERHFVLLGAGVSYLPDSETELYGNFSQNYRSVTFNDIRIVNPTFQVDPDITDESGFTSDVGIRGRIGESVSYDIGGFGLLYDNRIGEVLRAETRINADGEKEETGRVVRYRGNIGQAFMYGLESLVEVNLLPLFGNENRDVKLSVFANTAITKSDYIDSEIPGVEGNQVEFVPLLNMKTGLNFGYQNLVGSIQYTYVSEQYTDASNAEQNFNDNQSGIRGAIPAYDVLDLSLSWTYRNFTIESGINNVLDSWYFTRRATGYPGPGIIPSPPRTFYATLQLQIGK; encoded by the coding sequence ATGAAATTAAAGGCCTTTAGTTTTTTTGCCTTATGTGTACTGTTTGCCCTACCGGCGACAGCCCAAATTAATTTTTCCGGCTACGTAGTTGAGAAAGAAACCGGAGAACCCATCGAAGGTGTCGATATTTACAACAACGATGCCGGAAAGTCTTATGCCACAAATAAAGAAGGTTACTTCGAAATCAAGGATTTGCCCTATGGTAACCTCAACCTGTTTTTCTTCAAACTTGGGTATAAAATTATCAACCGAACTTTTGTGCCTGATGCCAACAATACGGCCATCACCATTGAGCTTGAGAAGCTTTCGGAGGAAATGTCCGAAATTGCTGTCATAGATCAGCGAGATAAAGTTTTTGCCATCAAACGGCTCCGGGAAGTTGAGGGTACTTCCATTTATGCGGGAAAGAAGAACGAAGTTATTTCTCTTGACCAAATGGTGGCGAATACATCCGCCAATAACGCCCGTCAGATATACGGGCAAATATCCGGGCTCAACATTTTTGAGTCAAATGATGCCGGTCTTCAGCTAAATATCGGCGGTCGGGGCCTCGATCCCAACCGTTCATCCAATTTTAACATCCGACAGAATGGGTATGATATCAGTGCCGATGTACTTGGTTATCCTGAAAGTTATTACACACCACCGGCTGAGGGCTTAGCTGAAATCCAGGTGATTCGCGGAGCTGCCTCCCTGCAATACGGCACCCAGTTTGGAGGGTTGGTGAACTTCAAAATGAAGAAACCTGCCGATGACAAACGCGTTGAAGTGACCTCCCGGCAATCGGTCGGCTCCAATGCTTTATTTACTTCCTTCAACAGCGTAAGCGGGACCTCCGGCAAAGTTGGTTATTACGGATATTACAATTACAAAAATGGGGATGGCTTTCGGCCAAACTCCGGGTTCGAGTCCAATAACTTATACCTTTATTCTGATGTTCAGGTATCTGAGAAAACCAACATCGCTCTCGACTTCACCTACCTGAACTACCTAGCCCAGCAGCCGGGGGGTTTGACTGACGCCCAGTTTTACCGGGACCCAACAGTCAGCAATCGTACCCGTAACTGGTTTGAGGTTGACTGGAAGCTGGCCTCCCTGAATGTTGAACACGAGTTTTCCTATAAAACCAAGCTCAGCTTTCTGGTGTACGGACTTGATGCTTCCCGAAAATCGGTGGGATTTCGTACCAATCGGGTTTCTCAGCAGGATGACCCTGATGCTCCCCGCGACCTCATCCTCGGCGATTTCAACAACTGGGGAACCGAAGCCCGTTTTCTGAACCGCTACCGAATCGGTAATAAAAATGCCGTGTTTCTGATCGGAAGTAAATGGTATCAATCAAAAAATACCTCCGTTCAGGGACCCGGAACTACAAGCAGCAAAGCCGATTTCACCCTGGCCGATGAGCAATTCCCGAATTACCCGAATCAATCCGACTTCACCTTCCCGAACCGCAACCTTGCTGTTTTCGGAGAGAACATTTTTTACCTGCAGGATAACCTTTCTATTACGCCGGGGTTCCGGTTTGAATACATCCGAACGCAGAGTCGCGGTACATTTAAGAGAGTGAACTTTGACCTGGCCGGAAATCCTATTCAAAATCAGACTTTTGAAGATGACCGTACGTTTGAGCGGCATTTTGTGTTACTGGGTGCCGGCGTCAGTTATCTGCCTGATAGCGAAACCGAACTTTATGGTAACTTCTCCCAAAACTATCGCTCTGTAACTTTTAATGATATTCGCATTGTAAACCCCACCTTTCAGGTTGACCCGGATATTACGGACGAAAGCGGGTTTACCTCTGATGTTGGAATCCGGGGGAGAATCGGTGAGAGTGTTTCATACGACATCGGCGGTTTTGGCTTGCTTTATGATAACCGGATCGGGGAAGTGTTACGGGCAGAAACGCGAATCAATGCCGATGGAGAAAAAGAAGAAACGGGTCGTGTGGTGCGCTATCGTGGAAATATAGGGCAAGCCTTTATGTACGGGCTGGAAAGCCTGGTTGAAGTGAATCTATTGCCCCTGTTTGGTAATGAAAATCGGGATGTGAAACTAAGTGTATTTGCCAATACCGCCATCACAAAATCGGACTACATCGACTCAGAGATTCCCGGGGTTGAAGGTAATCAGGTCGAATTTGTGCCGCTGCTGAATATGAAAACCGGACTCAACTTTGGCTATCAAAACCTGGTGGGCTCCATTCAGTACACCTATGTATCTGAGCAATACACCGATGCCTCTAATGCCGAGCAAAACTTTAATGACAATCAAAGCGGTATCCGTGGAGCTATTCCTGCTTATGATGTTTTGGATCTGTCTCTGTCCTGGACGTACAGAAACTTCACCATAGAGTCTGGAATAAATAACGTATTGGATTCATGGTATTTCACCCGTCGCGCAACCGGTTATCCGGGCCCCGGCATTATTCCATCTCCCCCAAGAACGTTCTATGCTACCCTTCAGCTTCAAATTGGGAAGTAA
- a CDS encoding ABC transporter ATP-binding protein — MKLSLSNISKTYKNGVKALDDVSIEIESGMFGLLGPNGAGKSTLMRTIATLQAPDTGTAYLDDIDILNDKNSLREVLGYLPQSFGVYPKMSAEDLLHYFARLKGIADKNQRTQMVNTALEVTNLLEVRRKSVAGYSGGMKQRFGIAQLLLNDPKLIIVDEPTAGLDPSERHRFLNVLREIGTNHIVIFSTHIVDDVKELCTDMSIMNGGRILSHHTPEQAVSALEGQMWTKNIERDALEEHEAKFNVISSSFNQDNTLNIRVHDNQKPDDSFEAKSPELEDVYFVTLREEKEVVAA, encoded by the coding sequence ATGAAGCTATCACTTTCCAATATTTCAAAAACATATAAAAACGGGGTTAAGGCACTGGATGATGTGTCTATAGAAATTGAGTCGGGGATGTTTGGACTGCTCGGGCCAAATGGCGCCGGCAAATCTACCCTGATGCGAACCATCGCCACCCTTCAGGCACCGGATACCGGAACCGCTTACCTGGATGACATCGACATCCTTAACGACAAAAACAGCCTTCGGGAAGTACTGGGGTATTTACCTCAATCTTTTGGAGTGTATCCAAAGATGTCGGCCGAAGACCTGCTTCATTACTTTGCCCGGTTAAAAGGGATTGCTGACAAGAACCAACGTACGCAAATGGTGAATACCGCACTTGAAGTCACCAACCTGCTGGAAGTGAGACGCAAGAGCGTGGCTGGTTACTCCGGAGGGATGAAACAGCGATTCGGAATTGCCCAGTTGCTTCTTAACGACCCCAAACTCATTATTGTGGATGAGCCTACCGCCGGACTCGATCCATCCGAACGACACCGGTTCCTGAACGTACTTCGCGAAATCGGCACCAATCACATCGTGATTTTCTCTACCCATATTGTTGATGATGTGAAAGAACTTTGTACCGATATGTCGATCATGAACGGCGGCAGGATTCTGAGCCACCACACCCCGGAGCAAGCCGTTTCTGCCCTTGAAGGACAAATGTGGACCAAGAATATTGAGCGCGATGCTCTCGAAGAACATGAGGCTAAGTTTAATGTGATTTCATCCAGCTTCAACCAGGATAACACGCTGAACATCCGGGTTCACGACAACCAAAAACCTGATGATAGTTTTGAAGCCAAAAGCCCCGAGCTGGAAGACGTGTATTTCGTCACCCTCCGGGAAGAAAAAGAAGTCGTAGCCGCTTAA
- a CDS encoding ABC transporter permease/M1 family aminopeptidase yields the protein MFYNIFTFELRYWLRKPSFYVYSGILFLLSLFTMATAAGLFESITVSINSITIVNSASSINGLLNEMAIIVYFLLPAIIGGTIYKDYKHEMHSVLYSYPFTKWEYLLAKFLAGICIATLVVVAAAFGVFLGSIFPGTNPDLLGPFKLINYTQPFIYYIIPNLIFFGAIVFAVVTFTRNINVGFITILALFLIQIFAGNLTQDLDNKMLAALLDPYGFQANAYYTEYWTIYERNQNPLPWGEVILYNRLLWSGLGIAIFGLVYRSFSFSQEAFSFSLFRSKKSERVTKKNFGSILTVSLPKVDFDFSWIQNLKLAWTLSDIDLKYIIKGWAFIIISLVGLLISLSVILLGAEIFGTDTLPVTWQMLQLPGTFFNLFINILTFLYAGMLIHRSRTSNIDQLVHVTPTPNWTILLSKFLALVKMQVILLSIIMIAGIGVQLFNGYYNFEIGLYLFDLYAISLVHVVIWGLLATLFHSFFKNYYIGFILLLLISIGISFLGSIGIEQDIFKYNQGPGTQYSDMNGYGSSLAEYYVYKAYWLLLGIAFYVLSIILFRRGLPGSLKERLQNAKREFTPALKAAFTLSLVGFLSIGSWIYYVDNIKYERLSSKEREKQAAQWEKNYGKFKGIPQPRIVSSTINLDLVPESRDFKAAGTYILKNKTDVAIDSIHIDHNNFISSFSFNKPYELVLEDDSMNYDIYRLEDVLMPGDTLLFSFAISNKPNEILRNNSPVRHNGTFINNTIFPRLGYQESMELSGTDARERYGLPPKERMAPPTDSAALMNNYISGDADWIEFETTISTSPEQIAIAPGYLQDEWEENGRRYFHYKMDSTMVNFYSFISAEFEVVKDTWNDVALEIYYHKGHDYNLDHMMNGMKKSLDYYTSEYSPYQHQQVRIIEFPRTGGSFAQSFANTIPYSEAIGFIAEVDTTSEEGVNYPFSITAHEVAHQWWAHQVIGANVQGATMLSESLSEYSSLKVLEKEHGENQMRVFLKDALDSYLTGRTLESKKELPLIYNENQQYIHYNKGSLVFYALSDYIGEENLNAALSDYIDEVAFQEPPYTTSLELLEYLKAATPDSLQYLIKDMFETITLYDNRVEDATYTERDSGTYEVNLTLQVSKYRTGETGKRIYQDEAGDSLAIEIEDRRLPVKSLPLQDWVDVGVFGTDSLGNETVLYFKKHKFTEILNELTITVDEEPSSAGIDPYNKLIDTISNDNRRPPSRKETEE from the coding sequence ATGTTCTATAACATCTTCACTTTTGAACTGCGGTACTGGCTGCGAAAGCCTTCTTTTTATGTGTATTCCGGCATCCTGTTTTTGCTGTCGTTATTTACCATGGCAACGGCTGCGGGTTTGTTTGAAAGCATCACCGTCAGTATCAACTCCATCACCATCGTAAACTCGGCTTCGTCTATTAATGGGCTGCTGAATGAGATGGCCATCATTGTGTACTTCCTGCTTCCGGCCATCATTGGCGGCACCATTTATAAAGACTATAAGCATGAAATGCACTCTGTACTGTATTCCTATCCGTTTACAAAATGGGAATACCTGTTGGCTAAATTTTTGGCGGGAATTTGTATTGCCACTCTGGTAGTGGTTGCTGCTGCTTTTGGTGTATTCCTGGGAAGCATTTTCCCGGGAACCAATCCCGACCTGCTGGGGCCTTTTAAACTGATCAATTATACCCAGCCGTTTATCTACTACATCATCCCCAACCTGATTTTCTTCGGGGCCATTGTTTTTGCTGTTGTCACCTTTACGCGCAACATCAATGTGGGCTTTATTACCATTTTGGCGCTTTTCCTGATCCAGATTTTTGCGGGAAACCTTACCCAGGATCTTGATAACAAAATGCTGGCAGCCCTGCTCGATCCGTATGGCTTTCAGGCGAACGCCTATTACACCGAGTACTGGACTATTTACGAACGCAACCAAAACCCACTGCCCTGGGGTGAAGTTATTTTATACAACCGGCTGCTTTGGTCCGGTTTGGGAATAGCTATTTTTGGACTGGTTTACCGGTCTTTCAGTTTTAGCCAGGAAGCATTTTCATTCAGCCTGTTTAGAAGCAAGAAAAGCGAACGGGTTACCAAGAAAAACTTCGGCAGTATCCTCACGGTCTCTCTCCCAAAAGTTGATTTTGATTTTTCATGGATCCAAAACCTGAAGCTGGCGTGGACGCTTTCTGATATTGACCTCAAATACATCATAAAAGGCTGGGCGTTCATTATTATTTCTCTGGTGGGATTGCTGATCTCATTAAGCGTGATTCTGCTCGGGGCTGAAATTTTCGGAACCGACACCCTGCCGGTCACCTGGCAGATGCTGCAGCTTCCCGGCACCTTTTTCAACCTCTTCATTAATATTCTGACGTTCCTGTATGCCGGAATGCTGATCCACCGCAGCCGGACTTCTAACATCGATCAGCTGGTACATGTTACCCCAACCCCCAACTGGACGATCCTGCTTTCCAAGTTTCTAGCACTGGTCAAAATGCAGGTTATTCTGCTTTCAATCATCATGATTGCCGGCATCGGTGTTCAGCTTTTCAACGGCTACTACAACTTCGAAATCGGGCTGTACCTGTTTGATCTGTATGCTATTTCCTTAGTCCATGTTGTTATCTGGGGACTGCTCGCCACCCTGTTCCATTCCTTTTTTAAGAACTACTACATTGGGTTTATCCTCTTGCTGTTAATCTCCATCGGAATTTCATTCCTGGGTTCTATTGGTATCGAGCAAGACATCTTCAAATACAACCAGGGGCCCGGCACTCAGTATTCCGATATGAATGGCTACGGTTCATCCCTTGCCGAATATTATGTATACAAAGCGTACTGGCTGTTACTGGGAATCGCTTTTTATGTACTTTCCATTATACTCTTCCGTCGCGGATTGCCGGGAAGTCTTAAGGAGCGATTGCAAAATGCGAAACGGGAATTCACTCCTGCTCTTAAAGCAGCGTTCACACTTTCACTGGTTGGCTTCCTCTCCATCGGCAGCTGGATTTACTACGTGGATAACATCAAATACGAACGGCTTTCATCCAAAGAAAGAGAAAAACAGGCTGCACAGTGGGAAAAAAATTACGGGAAGTTTAAAGGCATTCCCCAGCCTCGTATCGTTTCGTCGACCATAAACCTGGACCTGGTTCCCGAAAGCAGAGACTTCAAAGCGGCCGGCACGTACATCCTCAAGAATAAGACCGACGTTGCCATCGACTCCATCCACATCGACCATAACAATTTCATCAGTTCATTCAGTTTTAACAAGCCTTATGAATTGGTATTGGAAGATGACTCGATGAATTATGACATCTACCGGCTTGAAGATGTCCTGATGCCCGGTGATACCCTGCTTTTTTCATTCGCCATTTCGAACAAGCCGAATGAAATCCTGCGAAATAATTCACCGGTTCGCCATAATGGTACGTTCATCAACAATACCATCTTCCCGAGATTGGGCTATCAGGAGTCTATGGAGTTGTCCGGAACGGATGCCCGTGAACGATATGGACTTCCTCCCAAAGAACGCATGGCACCGCCCACCGACAGTGCCGCCCTGATGAATAACTACATCTCCGGCGATGCTGACTGGATTGAATTTGAAACAACCATCAGCACTTCTCCTGAGCAAATTGCCATTGCACCTGGATATCTTCAGGATGAATGGGAAGAAAACGGCCGCCGCTATTTCCATTACAAAATGGACAGCACCATGGTCAATTTTTATTCCTTCATTTCCGCAGAGTTTGAGGTGGTTAAAGATACCTGGAATGATGTTGCCCTCGAAATCTACTACCACAAAGGCCACGATTATAACCTGGACCACATGATGAACGGCATGAAGAAGTCTCTGGACTACTATACTTCTGAGTACAGCCCATATCAGCATCAGCAGGTGCGGATAATTGAGTTTCCTCGAACCGGGGGAAGTTTCGCCCAGTCGTTTGCCAACACCATTCCTTATTCCGAAGCCATCGGTTTTATTGCCGAAGTGGATACCACCAGCGAAGAAGGCGTGAATTATCCGTTCAGTATAACGGCTCATGAAGTGGCACATCAGTGGTGGGCACACCAGGTAATTGGGGCCAATGTTCAGGGAGCTACCATGCTTTCGGAAAGTTTGTCGGAATACAGCTCGCTTAAAGTGCTGGAAAAGGAACATGGTGAAAATCAGATGCGGGTTTTCCTGAAAGACGCCCTGGACAGCTACCTTACCGGCCGTACGCTGGAGTCCAAAAAAGAACTGCCGCTGATCTATAATGAAAACCAGCAGTATATCCACTACAACAAAGGATCGTTGGTATTCTATGCCCTCAGTGATTATATCGGCGAAGAAAATCTGAATGCGGCGCTCAGCGATTACATTGACGAGGTTGCTTTTCAGGAGCCGCCATACACCACCTCATTGGAATTACTTGAGTACTTGAAAGCCGCCACGCCTGATTCGCTTCAGTACCTCATCAAAGATATGTTTGAAACCATCACGCTGTATGACAACCGGGTAGAGGATGCCACCTACACCGAACGGGACAGCGGCACCTATGAGGTAAACCTGACGCTTCAGGTTTCCAAATACCGAACGGGTGAAACCGGTAAGCGTATTTATCAGGATGAAGCCGGAGACAGCCTGGCCATCGAAATTGAAGATCGCCGGCTTCCGGTCAAGTCACTTCCGCTCCAGGATTGGGTGGACGTAGGAGTTTTCGGTACCGATTCGCTCGGTAATGAAACAGTGCTTTATTTCAAAAAGCATAAATTCACCGAGATTCTGAATGAGCTGACCATCACGGTAGATGAGGAACCCTCCTCGGCTGGTATCGATCCCTATAACAAGCTGATTGATACTATTTCGAATGACAACCGCCGGCCTCCTTCCCGTAAAGAGACAGAAGAATAG
- a CDS encoding TlpA family protein disulfide reductase, whose product MKLLLSLLLIVSSAVFSGPKVHNFKLKNLENRTTSYEDVKGEELTVIDFWATWCKPCIKSIPKFVDMYDEFESQGVQFVGISVDGPRNLSKVKPFAKSLGIDYPVLLDTDNNVMARLRVQAVPTLLIVNSEDEVVYFHEGYTPGEEKMIEAEIKKLLNE is encoded by the coding sequence ATGAAACTTCTCTTATCGCTTTTACTGATTGTAAGCTCTGCCGTTTTCAGCGGACCTAAAGTCCATAACTTCAAGCTAAAAAACCTGGAAAACCGCACCACTTCCTACGAAGATGTGAAGGGAGAAGAGCTGACCGTAATCGACTTTTGGGCTACGTGGTGCAAGCCTTGTATCAAATCCATCCCCAAGTTTGTGGACATGTATGATGAGTTTGAATCACAGGGCGTACAATTTGTGGGCATCAGTGTTGACGGCCCCCGAAACCTTTCCAAAGTTAAACCTTTTGCCAAATCCCTCGGCATAGACTATCCGGTATTACTGGATACCGACAACAATGTGATGGCACGCCTTCGGGTTCAGGCTGTACCCACCCTGCTTATCGTAAACAGCGAGGATGAAGTCGTGTATTTTCATGAAGGATACACCCCCGGTGAAGAGAAGATGATAGAAGCTGAAATCAAAAAACTACTAAACGAGTGA
- a CDS encoding redoxin family protein gives MKPFLLLLLIVLFSPPALAQVNTGDPAPGFTYTSLDGDEISLADFEGKVVYIFFYGAGCPHCLDNGPITENDIYQPHMEDTGFVALGLDTWNLSRSANQSFKSETGITYTLLLNARQSLEDYYGNTSSYDRSVVISKEGEIAYKGTGFVDTDTDQVIAVIEEELSKTITSAGPTDQSPERISLAQNYPNPFNPVTTISYALDKPAQVSLKIYNMLGAEVATLVNERQSAGQKTVSWNALSSSGSAVPSGMYIYQLRTEDQVLTKKMTLIK, from the coding sequence ATGAAGCCATTTTTACTGCTCTTGCTTATCGTTCTTTTTTCACCTCCTGCTCTCGCTCAGGTAAATACTGGTGATCCGGCCCCCGGCTTCACTTACACTTCCCTGGATGGGGACGAAATCTCCCTTGCTGATTTTGAAGGCAAAGTGGTCTATATCTTTTTTTATGGAGCCGGTTGCCCGCACTGCCTCGATAATGGCCCCATCACGGAGAACGACATCTATCAACCCCACATGGAAGACACCGGCTTTGTTGCCCTGGGGCTGGATACCTGGAACTTATCCCGATCGGCAAACCAAAGCTTTAAATCGGAAACCGGAATCACTTATACTTTACTGCTGAATGCCCGCCAAAGCCTGGAAGATTACTACGGAAATACCTCCTCCTACGACCGGTCAGTTGTGATCTCTAAAGAGGGAGAAATTGCCTATAAGGGGACCGGATTTGTTGACACGGATACCGACCAGGTAATCGCTGTAATTGAGGAAGAATTGTCTAAAACCATTACCTCTGCCGGGCCAACCGATCAGTCTCCGGAGCGAATCAGCTTAGCTCAAAATTACCCGAATCCGTTTAACCCGGTCACCACGATCTCATATGCTCTGGATAAGCCGGCTCAGGTTTCCCTCAAAATCTACAACATGCTGGGGGCTGAGGTAGCCACTTTGGTGAATGAGCGCCAATCGGCCGGACAAAAAACCGTAAGCTGGAATGCGTTGAGTTCATCAGGGAGTGCCGTTCCATCCGGGATGTACATTTACCAACTCCGTACAGAAGATCAGGTGCTTACCAAGAAGATGACGCTGATTAAGTAA
- a CDS encoding YdeI/OmpD-associated family protein: MPEPDPTKILPFASSKDLGHWLKLNHNTENELWVKIFKKKTGIPSVTWNDVVIEVLCWGWIDGIRKSLDDQAYLQRITPRKARSNWSKRNRELAERLISEGRMMESGLNQVRAAKSDGRWEKAYVASELEVPADFLEALHGKPKAKQFFETLNKSSRYHIAYGLTSAKKPETRQRRFTKFMDMLARKEKPA, from the coding sequence ATGCCGGAACCCGATCCAACAAAAATCTTGCCCTTTGCATCGTCGAAAGATCTCGGCCATTGGCTAAAACTGAATCACAACACGGAGAATGAGCTTTGGGTGAAAATATTCAAGAAGAAGACCGGGATTCCGAGCGTGACCTGGAATGATGTCGTGATTGAGGTGCTTTGCTGGGGCTGGATTGACGGTATCAGGAAGTCATTGGATGACCAGGCTTATCTTCAACGGATTACTCCCAGGAAAGCCCGAAGCAACTGGTCAAAAAGGAACCGAGAACTTGCCGAGCGTTTGATAAGCGAAGGCCGCATGATGGAATCGGGGCTTAACCAAGTTCGTGCCGCCAAATCGGATGGCCGGTGGGAGAAGGCCTATGTGGCAAGCGAATTGGAAGTGCCGGCAGATTTCCTGGAAGCACTCCATGGCAAGCCGAAAGCAAAACAGTTCTTTGAAACACTCAACAAATCAAGTCGTTATCACATCGCCTACGGATTGACATCAGCGAAGAAGCCCGAAACCAGACAGAGGCGATTTACAAAATTCATGGATATGCTGGCTCGTAAAGAAAAACCGGCTTGA
- a CDS encoding thioredoxin family protein, whose amino-acid sequence MKFRHLFYLSFIFTLIGVGIPNYVHGQSTELKWHSFEQALKLAEEEGKPIMVDVWAPWCGWCKKMKKEVYPELSAALSKDFVLTRLNRDDNEDKKTYQQYRITPLRLAQKFGVQNVPAIVFLSSDGEYLFHISGFVEADELKEILGYVAVERAERL is encoded by the coding sequence ATGAAATTCAGACACCTGTTTTACCTGTCGTTTATTTTCACCCTGATTGGGGTAGGTATTCCAAATTATGTTCATGGTCAGTCAACAGAACTGAAATGGCATTCCTTTGAACAAGCTCTGAAGCTGGCGGAAGAAGAGGGCAAACCCATCATGGTAGATGTTTGGGCACCGTGGTGTGGCTGGTGTAAGAAAATGAAGAAGGAAGTGTACCCGGAGCTTAGCGCAGCACTCAGCAAAGATTTTGTACTTACCCGACTAAACCGGGACGATAATGAGGATAAAAAAACCTATCAGCAATACAGAATCACTCCTTTACGATTAGCCCAGAAGTTCGGCGTACAAAATGTACCGGCTATTGTTTTCTTATCCTCCGATGGGGAATACCTGTTTCATATTTCGGGTTTTGTGGAAGCGGATGAACTGAAAGAGATTTTGGGGTATGTTGCTGTGGAGAGGGCGGAAAGGCTTTGA